The proteins below come from a single Tissierella sp. MB52-C2 genomic window:
- a CDS encoding M42 family metallopeptidase has translation MDTKVLLELLCNGNGVSGYEHNLQDGIISAFNKYADDIKTDKLGNVIALKKGSSDTDNVKIMLAAHMDEIGLMVKDIEENGFIRFTNIGGIDPRTILGQEVIVHGKEDLFGVIGSKPPHLQEPSEHDKAIKMEDMIIDIGYSKEKVDELVNIGDVITIRRSLTNLQGSRVASKALDDRAGVAVIYETIKELNKMKHDADVYFVSTIQEEVGMAGAIVSTFGINPDIGIAVDVGFGATPELSKADSIELGKGPGITLGGNIHPGLRKNLTEVAGEYNIPFQMEITPGLTGTDARAMIMTKEGVPSLVLSIPLRYMHTSVEVVDMVDIKHSAKLLAFFIASISNENLEGLLCY, from the coding sequence TAGAGTTACTATGTAATGGAAATGGAGTTTCAGGGTATGAGCATAATTTACAAGATGGAATAATATCAGCATTTAATAAATATGCTGATGACATTAAGACAGACAAATTGGGAAATGTTATAGCATTAAAGAAGGGATCATCTGATACAGACAATGTTAAAATAATGCTTGCTGCCCATATGGATGAAATAGGTCTAATGGTAAAGGACATTGAGGAGAATGGTTTCATTAGGTTTACTAATATAGGAGGAATTGATCCTAGAACTATATTAGGTCAAGAAGTTATAGTACATGGTAAAGAGGATTTATTTGGTGTTATAGGGTCTAAACCACCTCATTTACAAGAACCATCTGAACATGATAAGGCAATCAAGATGGAAGATATGATTATAGATATTGGGTACTCAAAGGAAAAAGTAGATGAGCTTGTAAATATAGGAGATGTCATAACCATTAGAAGGTCCTTAACAAACCTGCAAGGTAGTAGAGTGGCATCAAAAGCATTAGATGATAGGGCTGGAGTAGCTGTTATTTATGAGACTATAAAAGAATTAAATAAGATGAAACATGATGCTGATGTATATTTTGTATCTACAATTCAAGAGGAAGTAGGAATGGCAGGGGCTATAGTAAGTACTTTTGGAATTAATCCTGATATTGGTATAGCTGTTGATGTTGGATTTGGAGCAACTCCTGAACTTTCTAAGGCTGATTCCATAGAATTAGGAAAGGGGCCTGGTATTACTTTAGGAGGCAATATCCACCCAGGACTTAGAAAAAATCTTACAGAGGTAGCTGGGGAATATAATATTCCTTTTCAAATGGAAATCACTCCAGGTTTAACAGGAACAGATGCTAGAGCCATGATAATGACCAAAGAAGGTGTTCCTTCTTTAGTATTATCTATACCATTGAGATATATGCATACATCAGTAGAAGTAGTTGATATGGTTGATATAAAGCATAGTGCTAAGCTATTGGCATTCTTTATTGCTTCTATTTCTAATGAGAATTTGGAGGGATTATTATGCTACTAA
- a CDS encoding M42 family metallopeptidase, translating into MLLKQLTEASGISGNEKEVRDLIISEIKDHVESFKIDRIGNIIAYKKGKDTSKKLMITAHMDEVGLLVTDIDNLGLLKFTTVGGVDKRILVSKPVLVGKDKTDGVIGAKPIHLQKRQEWTRALGIDELYIDIGVNSKEEAEKLVQIGDYVTFKSDYIEFGEDLVKAKALDNRVGCSLLINLIKEVKDISFYGVFTVMEEVGLVGAGPAAYEVDPDISLVLEGTLCYDMPKLDTHLVPTYLNKGPAISLIDRTTVYDRNFREKITSIAEKNNIPYQYRKTSMGGNDSGRIHTTKEGSVTTTISVPCRYIHSPTSVMSKKDYNHTYDLLKAILSEFEKEEL; encoded by the coding sequence ATGCTACTAAAACAACTAACAGAGGCTTCAGGAATTTCTGGAAATGAAAAAGAGGTTAGAGATTTAATAATCTCTGAGATAAAAGATCATGTAGAGTCTTTTAAAATAGATAGAATAGGTAATATTATTGCATATAAAAAAGGTAAAGATACTAGTAAGAAGTTAATGATAACAGCACATATGGATGAGGTTGGATTATTAGTTACAGATATTGATAATTTAGGTCTGCTTAAATTCACTACAGTAGGTGGAGTTGATAAAAGAATTTTAGTATCAAAACCTGTTCTAGTTGGAAAAGATAAGACTGATGGGGTAATAGGTGCAAAACCAATTCATTTGCAAAAAAGACAAGAATGGACTAGGGCACTTGGTATAGATGAATTATATATAGATATAGGAGTTAACTCTAAAGAAGAAGCTGAAAAGTTAGTTCAAATAGGAGACTATGTAACTTTCAAATCTGATTATATTGAATTTGGTGAAGACTTGGTTAAGGCAAAGGCCCTTGACAATAGAGTTGGATGTTCACTTTTAATTAATCTAATTAAAGAAGTTAAAGATATAAGCTTCTATGGAGTATTTACAGTAATGGAAGAGGTAGGGTTAGTAGGAGCTGGTCCTGCTGCTTATGAAGTTGATCCCGATATTTCATTAGTATTAGAAGGAACATTATGTTATGATATGCCAAAGCTTGATACGCATTTAGTACCTACTTATTTAAATAAAGGTCCTGCAATATCATTAATAGATAGAACGACTGTATATGATCGTAATTTTAGAGAAAAGATTACTAGTATTGCTGAAAAGAATAATATTCCATATCAATATAGAAAGACATCTATGGGTGGAAATGATTCTGGAAGGATTCATACTACTAAAGAAGGTTCAGTAACAACTACTATATCTGTACCTTGTAGATATATACATTCACCAACATCTGTAATGAGCAAAAAGGATTATAATCATACTTATGATTTACTAAAGGCTATTTTATCTGAATTTGAAAAGGAGGAATTATAA
- a CDS encoding M42 family metallopeptidase, translating to MNINFNLLKDLVSVYGPASNEDLTRDYITNEIKDFVDEIEVDALGNLIARKKGAGKKVMISAHMDQIGLMVIDIDEKGFLRFTNVGGISPVVSLSQRVIFENGTIGIIYAEPVDDISKLKLENMYIDIGAFSKEEAERKISIGDICIYKSEYVENENVVFTPYLDDRVGCFVAIEALKSIKNPANDLYFVFSVQEEVGLRGAKTAAYRINPDVGIALDVTSHGDTPKAKRFAIGLNKGAAIKVKDNSIICHPKVKNLLVNLAKDNNIPYQMEVLEFGGTDSGAIHVNMEGVPSGVISIPTRYVHSTVEMASKNDIINCTKLLIEFLENELDI from the coding sequence ATGAATATAAACTTTAACCTATTAAAGGATTTAGTTAGCGTATATGGACCAGCGAGTAATGAAGATTTAACGAGAGACTATATTACAAATGAAATTAAAGATTTTGTAGATGAGATAGAAGTAGATGCTCTAGGAAATCTAATTGCTAGAAAAAAAGGTGCTGGAAAAAAAGTTATGATCTCTGCCCATATGGATCAAATAGGACTTATGGTAATTGATATAGATGAAAAAGGATTCTTAAGATTTACAAATGTTGGTGGAATATCCCCTGTAGTTTCTTTAAGTCAAAGGGTTATTTTTGAAAATGGCACTATTGGAATTATATATGCTGAACCTGTTGATGATATATCTAAATTAAAATTAGAAAATATGTATATAGATATTGGAGCATTTAGTAAAGAAGAAGCTGAGAGAAAAATAAGCATAGGTGATATTTGTATATACAAATCAGAATATGTGGAAAATGAAAATGTAGTATTCACTCCTTATTTAGATGATAGAGTAGGATGTTTTGTAGCAATTGAAGCTTTAAAATCTATAAAAAACCCAGCTAATGATTTATACTTTGTATTTTCAGTACAAGAAGAGGTAGGACTTAGAGGAGCTAAGACTGCTGCATATAGGATTAACCCAGATGTTGGTATAGCTCTAGATGTGACGTCTCATGGAGACACTCCTAAGGCAAAGAGATTTGCAATCGGATTAAACAAAGGGGCTGCTATTAAAGTAAAAGATAATTCTATTATTTGTCATCCAAAGGTAAAGAATTTGCTTGTTAATTTAGCTAAAGATAATAATATACCTTATCAAATGGAAGTATTAGAATTTGGTGGTACAGATTCAGGTGCTATTCATGTAAATATGGAAGGAGTTCCATCAGGAGTAATCTCTATACCTACAAGATATGTACATTCTACTGTGGAAATGGCATCTAAAAATGATATAATTAACTGTACTAAACTTTTAATAGAGTTTCTGGAGAATGAATTAGATATTTAG
- a CDS encoding MerR family transcriptional regulator: protein MLDLNHEYTISEVSEITGYAPHVLRYYEKEFEIDVPRNNSNHRYFTYKEIELIQYIKTLQDKGFTNKQIKLIIQSPEVIMSNQEESGIVSASDNMYFDTYQLAKEISMTLEEEFFEKLLTHINEGSEKNINVIEELKNEVAMLRNELNSKERDVLICENAKLKMQVKEKEFENIELKGKLKEIEEKQISFFKRIFMKNK from the coding sequence ATGTTGGATTTAAATCACGAATATACCATATCAGAAGTATCTGAAATTACTGGATATGCTCCGCATGTTTTAAGATATTATGAGAAAGAATTTGAAATTGACGTTCCTAGAAATAATTCAAATCACAGATATTTTACATATAAAGAGATTGAGTTGATACAATATATAAAAACTCTACAGGATAAAGGTTTTACAAATAAACAGATAAAGCTTATTATACAATCTCCAGAAGTTATAATGAGTAATCAGGAAGAATCTGGCATAGTGTCAGCCAGTGATAATATGTACTTCGATACTTATCAATTAGCTAAGGAAATAAGCATGACTTTAGAAGAAGAGTTTTTTGAAAAATTATTAACCCATATCAATGAAGGATCTGAAAAAAATATCAATGTAATAGAAGAATTAAAAAATGAAGTGGCAATGCTTAGGAATGAGTTGAATTCAAAAGAAAGAGATGTATTAATATGTGAAAATGCGAAGTTAAAAATGCAAGTTAAGGAAAAAGAATTCGAAAATATTGAACTAAAAGGTAAGTTAAAAGAAATAGAAGAAAAACAAATAAGTTTTTTTAAAAGAATATTTATGAAAAATAAATAA
- a CDS encoding aminotransferase class I/II-fold pyridoxal phosphate-dependent enzyme: MSKPILSAHFESRTPSDVRLAQMKYDERPVKPEAVINVGIGNVSLPTNPAMQKRMFALNAPESPFASGVIRYSGTAGTVEAQNAFKNILESEGFDTSNLHVQITDGGSSGMELLILGVCGPAGTDERPLMMIDPAYTNYISFAERVGRKTVTIKRHMGEDGKFNLPNMDEVEEMIKANNPGALLVIPYDNPTGQYYTYDTLKDLARLCVKYNMWMVSDEAYRELYYDDNEKLVSIWGLTDTDIPGIEGRRISIETASKVWNACGLRIGAVITDNADFNNRSIAEYTANLCANVIGQYIFGALAHESKEDILGWCKQQRDYYKDQIIKVYNGLKEQEPNLIVSSPDASIYSVIDVRNVVKPGFDSIDFVLYCAGKGSVVIDGVETTLLVAPMKGFYDIENDEENPGKTQFRISFVESPENMVKIPELFIKLLKQYESQR, encoded by the coding sequence ATGAGTAAACCAATATTATCAGCACATTTTGAATCAAGAACACCATCAGATGTTCGTTTAGCTCAAATGAAATATGATGAGCGTCCAGTAAAGCCTGAGGCAGTAATAAATGTGGGAATAGGAAATGTGTCTTTACCAACAAACCCAGCTATGCAAAAGAGAATGTTTGCACTTAATGCACCTGAGAGTCCTTTTGCTAGTGGAGTAATTAGATATTCAGGAACAGCAGGTACTGTTGAGGCACAAAATGCATTTAAGAACATCTTAGAAAGTGAAGGATTCGATACAAGTAATCTTCATGTTCAAATAACAGATGGTGGTTCATCTGGTATGGAGCTATTAATTTTGGGAGTTTGTGGTCCAGCTGGAACTGATGAGAGACCTCTGATGATGATTGACCCTGCTTATACAAACTATATTTCCTTTGCGGAAAGAGTAGGACGTAAAACAGTAACTATAAAACGTCATATGGGAGAAGACGGCAAATTCAATTTACCAAATATGGATGAAGTTGAAGAAATGATAAAAGCAAATAATCCAGGGGCACTTTTAGTAATCCCTTATGATAACCCAACGGGTCAATACTACACATATGATACTTTAAAAGACCTTGCAAGATTATGCGTTAAATATAATATGTGGATGGTAAGTGATGAAGCTTATCGTGAATTATACTATGATGATAACGAAAAACTTGTAAGTATTTGGGGATTAACAGATACTGATATTCCAGGAATTGAAGGCAGAAGAATTAGTATTGAGACAGCTTCCAAAGTATGGAATGCTTGCGGTTTAAGAATAGGAGCAGTAATTACAGATAATGCAGATTTTAATAACCGTTCAATCGCAGAATATACTGCTAATCTATGTGCAAATGTAATTGGCCAATATATTTTTGGAGCGTTAGCACATGAGAGTAAAGAAGATATACTTGGATGGTGTAAACAACAGAGAGATTATTATAAAGATCAAATAATAAAGGTTTACAACGGACTTAAGGAACAAGAGCCAAATCTTATAGTATCAAGCCCAGATGCATCAATTTATTCAGTAATTGATGTAAGAAATGTTGTAAAGCCAGGCTTCGATTCAATTGATTTTGTTCTATACTGTGCAGGAAAGGGTTCCGTTGTAATAGACGGAGTAGAAACAACTCTTCTTGTTGCACCAATGAAGGGATTCTATGATATTGAAAATGATGAAGAAAATCCAGGTAAAACTCAGTTCAGAATTTCCTTTGTAGAATCACCTGAAAACATGGTTAAAATTCCTGAACTTTTTATTAAACTTTTAAAACAATACGAGTCACAAAGATAA
- a CDS encoding polysaccharide deacetylase family protein, with protein MIKKPLRIKIIFLVAFLAISAFSIKYVISVSTNGSKDYNVNIVRNGSKQQKFIALTFDDGPHPQYTPEILDLLDQYNIKATFFVLGQFAEKYPDIIKRQAEEGHEIGNHTYSHINIKKASTQTFKEEFDKTQSIIFSLTGAKSKVFRPPYGLYNENTMKIISDESCDIVLWSSRQDSKDWSNPSVDKIVSNTISNIENGDIVLFHDYIYYETSNTVEALKLILPELINKGYKFVTISELVKLSHY; from the coding sequence ATGATAAAAAAACCTCTAAGAATAAAGATTATTTTTTTAGTTGCATTTTTAGCAATTTCAGCATTTTCTATTAAATATGTTATATCCGTGAGCACGAATGGATCAAAAGATTACAATGTAAATATAGTACGGAATGGTTCTAAGCAACAAAAATTTATAGCTTTAACCTTTGATGATGGACCACATCCACAATATACTCCTGAAATCTTAGATCTGCTAGATCAATATAACATTAAAGCTACCTTTTTTGTTTTAGGACAATTTGCGGAAAAATATCCTGATATCATAAAAAGACAGGCTGAAGAAGGGCACGAAATTGGTAATCACACTTACTCGCATATAAATATCAAAAAAGCTTCTACTCAGACGTTCAAAGAAGAATTTGATAAGACTCAAAGTATTATTTTTTCCTTAACGGGTGCTAAATCTAAAGTTTTTCGGCCACCTTATGGACTTTATAATGAAAATACAATGAAAATTATCAGTGATGAATCATGTGATATTGTATTATGGTCTTCTAGGCAAGATTCTAAAGATTGGAGTAATCCAAGTGTGGATAAAATAGTTTCTAATACTATTTCAAACATAGAGAATGGAGACATTGTATTATTTCATGATTATATATACTATGAAACTAGTAATACTGTAGAAGCTTTAAAATTAATTTTACCTGAATTGATTAACAAAGGCTACAAATTTGTGACCATATCTGAGCTAGTAAAGCTATCACATTATTAA
- a CDS encoding ATP-dependent Clp protease proteolytic subunit — protein MNNQDQKQEKETSSLVLEKLLQSRSIIISGEINQALAEKITTQLLILQEMGNQPIKLFINSQGGHVEAGDTIHDMIKFIKPRVIVIGTGWVASAAITIYLAAEKQDRYSLPNTRYMIHQPLGGLNGQATDIGIEAKEILRVRERINSIISEATGQSLGKIEKDTDRNYWLNAYEAIDYGIVNQVISKYEELTNL, from the coding sequence ATGAACAATCAAGATCAAAAACAAGAAAAAGAGACTTCAAGTTTAGTGCTAGAAAAATTATTGCAATCTAGATCAATCATAATTTCAGGAGAAATCAATCAAGCTTTAGCGGAAAAAATAACTACACAACTCTTAATCTTACAAGAAATGGGGAACCAGCCAATAAAATTATTTATCAACAGTCAAGGTGGTCATGTAGAAGCTGGCGATACAATTCACGATATGATTAAATTTATTAAACCCCGTGTTATAGTGATTGGTACTGGTTGGGTTGCAAGTGCTGCTATCACAATTTATCTTGCAGCAGAGAAACAAGATCGTTATTCTTTGCCAAACACAAGATATATGATACATCAGCCATTAGGTGGCCTAAATGGTCAAGCTACAGATATTGGAATTGAAGCAAAAGAGATATTGAGAGTACGTGAGAGAATTAATAGCATAATAAGTGAAGCTACTGGTCAATCCTTAGGAAAAATAGAAAAAGACACAGATAGAAATTATTGGTTAAATGCATATGAAGCGATTGATTATGGAATAGTAAATCAAGTTATTTCAAAATACGAAGAGCTAACGAATCTATAA
- the miaB gene encoding tRNA (N6-isopentenyl adenosine(37)-C2)-methylthiotransferase MiaB, whose translation MKENKGQKTYLIKTYGCQMNEHDSEKISWILGNMGYRETEDMNEADFIIYNTCLVRENAELKVYGNLGALKQLKRQKPDLMIAVCGCMMQREDVRNVILSKHKHVDIIFGTHNIHKLPQLINNHLQTGETIVDIFEDGREIVEDINSNRKYEYKAFVNIMYGCNNFCTYCIVPYTRGREMSREPENIIKEIEDLAQNGCKEITLLGQNVNSYGKSLKTNYGFTDLLKDINKIEGIERIRFMTSHPKDLSDELIECYATLDKLCGHLHLPVQSGSNKVLKEMNRKYSREDYLEIINKLKKAVPNISITTDIIIGFPGESDDDFNQTLELVKEVKYDSAFTFLYSIREGTKAANMENQIDDKIKHDRFQKLTNTLNEIALELNQKLIGETLEVLVEEVSKNNPDVLTGRSRTSKLIHFKGEESLIGSIVNVKIDNVKTFTLEGKLV comes from the coding sequence ATGAAGGAAAACAAAGGACAAAAAACATATCTTATTAAAACCTATGGTTGTCAAATGAATGAACATGACTCTGAGAAAATTTCTTGGATTTTGGGAAATATGGGTTATAGAGAAACAGAAGATATGAATGAAGCTGATTTTATAATATATAATACTTGTTTAGTAAGAGAAAATGCAGAACTAAAGGTATATGGTAATTTAGGAGCATTAAAGCAATTAAAAAGACAAAAACCTGATTTAATGATAGCTGTATGTGGATGTATGATGCAAAGAGAAGACGTAAGAAATGTTATTTTATCTAAACATAAACATGTAGATATAATATTTGGTACTCATAATATTCATAAATTACCTCAATTAATAAATAACCATTTACAGACCGGTGAAACAATTGTAGATATATTTGAAGATGGTAGAGAAATAGTTGAAGATATAAATTCAAATAGGAAATATGAATATAAAGCCTTTGTGAATATTATGTATGGCTGTAATAACTTTTGTACCTATTGTATAGTACCCTATACTCGAGGAAGAGAAATGAGCAGAGAGCCTGAAAACATAATTAAGGAAATAGAAGATTTAGCACAAAATGGGTGTAAAGAAATAACATTACTAGGGCAAAATGTAAACTCCTATGGCAAGTCTTTAAAAACAAATTATGGTTTTACAGATTTATTAAAGGATATAAATAAAATAGAGGGAATTGAAAGAATAAGATTTATGACTTCTCATCCTAAGGACTTATCAGATGAACTAATAGAGTGTTATGCCACTTTAGATAAATTATGTGGACATTTGCATTTACCTGTTCAGTCAGGTAGTAATAAGGTTTTAAAAGAAATGAATAGGAAATACTCTAGAGAAGACTATTTAGAAATTATTAATAAATTAAAGAAAGCAGTTCCAAATATATCAATTACAACAGATATAATTATAGGATTTCCTGGCGAATCAGATGATGACTTTAATCAGACACTTGAATTAGTAAAAGAAGTAAAATATGATTCAGCTTTTACTTTCTTATATTCCATTAGAGAAGGTACTAAAGCAGCCAATATGGAAAATCAAATAGATGATAAGATTAAGCATGATAGATTTCAAAAGTTAACAAACACATTAAATGAGATTGCTTTAGAATTAAATCAAAAATTAATAGGGGAGACCCTAGAAGTATTAGTAGAAGAAGTAAGTAAAAACAATCCTGATGTTTTAACAGGAAGATCAAGGACAAGTAAGCTTATACACTTTAAAGGAGAAGAAAGCCTTATAGGTTCTATTGTTAATGTGAAAATAGATAATGTTAAAACATTTACACTGGAAGGAAAACTAGTTTAA